A genomic segment from Nicotiana tabacum cultivar K326 chromosome 7, ASM71507v2, whole genome shotgun sequence encodes:
- the LOC142162300 gene encoding uncharacterized protein LOC142162300 — protein sequence MVHQQHAREQLNSGVGNSLIGTENQPIRVDYNHPLFLSSADVSGIQIISFQLTGIENYSIWNRSMRVALLGRNKLGLIDGTYKKELISEILWNHWERVNVIVLSWIMNSVSKNLLGGFMYASCTQVIWEDLSERFYKVDDLRSFNIHKEIATLSQGTASVSVYFSKLKDMWEEFEALVPTPGCDCPKSKDFVV from the coding sequence ATGGTTCATCAGCAACATGCAAGGGAACAATTGAATTCTGGAGTTGGAAACTCATTAATTGGAACTGAAAATCAACCAATTAGAGTCGATTATAATCATCCATTGTTCTTATCTTCAGCTGATGTAAGTGGTATACAAATTATCTCATTTCAACTCACAGGTATTGAAAATTATTCTATCTGGAATCGATCTATGCGAGTTGCCTTACTAGGTAGGAACAAGTTAGGATTAATTGATGGTACATACAAGAAAGAACTGATTTCAGAAATTTTATGGAATCACTGGGAAAGAGTAAATGTAATTGTACTCTCTTGGATTATGAACTCTGTTTCTAAAAACCTTCTTGGAGGATTCATGTATGCTTCTTGTACCCAAGTAATCTGGGAAGATTTATCTGAAAGGTTTTATAAGGTAGATGATTTAAGATCTTTTAATATTCATAAAGAAATTGCAACTCTGTCTCAAGGTACCGCATCTGTATCTGTATATTTCTCAAAACTTAAGGATATGTGGGAAGAGTTTGAAGCCTTGGTACCAACACCAGGCTGTGATTGTCCTAAATCTAAGGATTTTGTTGTGTAA